A region from the Candidatus Electrothrix scaldis genome encodes:
- a CDS encoding BatD family protein: MRVLLFFVVLSCFFSVFSAVTTLAADVQVTAEINPTSFSEDQAASFVLTVSGARSAEPKMPRTEGLHFVYQGQSSQTSWVNGEVSSAISYNFLVQAEKPGKFTIPPVNVTIKGETYTTESVQCTVLPTQNAGGQIRGNSGGARGSSSGANPNIVEIKDIGFMRIVPETKRMYSGQVVPFILKAYFRAGQRVTLKSAPRLSGEDFLLQSLDEEPIQQQEHVKGKLYTSLTWKGTLSAVKEGSFPLTVEMDAEVLVRSRSRLRGRPFGSSLLDDPFFADILGDYSRRNITVSSPENTVTVLDLPTENRPADFSGAIGTFSLNVAASPLDGKIGDPITMKMQLDGSGNFALVQAPALSDEQGWKTYPASGSVKDLGGGKGEKTFEQALIPTDQSLNSIPPVRFSYFDPKIEEYVTLNSDPIPLHLQAADNVSAAPVDAQSTPQAKAPLSAGQEGQKNLESANKLHLASLKPDLGRLVPSIEPLYHKLSFVLLLGIALLLILLSLLFFLRQRRLAKDPSILRRREVQGRLATHYEGMKKALASQSQKDFLQHCRAAIQQGTGQAWGLSPEAVTLADLEQRLPVEDSLRAIFVRLEQSEYAGEQLPQADLEKMLQTTRKELGKLV, translated from the coding sequence ATGCGTGTTCTTTTGTTTTTCGTTGTGCTGAGTTGCTTTTTCTCCGTATTCTCTGCTGTAACCACGCTTGCCGCAGATGTTCAGGTAACAGCGGAGATTAATCCCACAAGTTTTTCCGAGGATCAGGCGGCCAGCTTTGTTCTGACGGTGAGCGGTGCCCGGTCAGCAGAACCAAAGATGCCTCGAACTGAAGGTCTGCATTTTGTTTATCAGGGGCAGAGCAGTCAGACCTCCTGGGTTAATGGGGAAGTTTCTTCAGCAATATCGTATAATTTTTTGGTTCAGGCTGAAAAACCTGGCAAGTTCACTATTCCACCTGTCAACGTCACGATCAAAGGCGAAACCTATACCACTGAGTCTGTGCAGTGTACGGTGTTGCCCACCCAAAATGCTGGAGGGCAGATCCGGGGAAACTCTGGGGGAGCTCGGGGCTCTTCTTCAGGGGCGAATCCAAATATTGTTGAGATAAAGGATATCGGTTTTATGCGCATCGTTCCAGAAACAAAGCGCATGTATTCCGGCCAAGTGGTCCCTTTTATCCTGAAAGCCTATTTTCGGGCAGGGCAACGAGTCACTCTTAAATCAGCGCCTCGATTGAGTGGAGAAGATTTCCTTCTTCAGTCTTTGGATGAAGAGCCGATTCAGCAACAGGAGCATGTGAAGGGAAAATTATACACCTCTCTGACCTGGAAGGGGACTCTTTCAGCTGTTAAAGAAGGTTCATTTCCCCTGACTGTGGAAATGGATGCAGAAGTATTGGTGCGTTCAAGAAGTCGGCTCCGAGGCCGCCCCTTTGGCTCATCTTTGTTGGATGATCCTTTTTTTGCTGATATTTTAGGGGACTATTCCCGTCGTAATATTACGGTTTCCAGCCCGGAAAACACAGTGACTGTCCTGGATCTGCCAACAGAAAATCGACCTGCTGATTTCAGTGGTGCTATTGGCACCTTTAGCCTGAACGTTGCAGCCTCACCCTTGGACGGTAAAATCGGTGACCCTATTACAATGAAGATGCAGCTTGATGGGAGCGGTAATTTTGCTTTAGTTCAGGCACCGGCACTGAGCGACGAACAAGGTTGGAAAACCTATCCAGCCTCAGGCTCGGTGAAAGATTTAGGTGGAGGAAAGGGTGAAAAGACCTTTGAGCAAGCTCTTATCCCCACTGATCAGAGCCTGAATTCCATCCCTCCTGTTCGATTTTCTTATTTTGATCCGAAGATTGAGGAATATGTAACCTTAAACAGTGATCCCATTCCGTTACATTTGCAGGCGGCTGATAATGTCTCGGCAGCTCCGGTCGATGCTCAGAGTACGCCGCAAGCAAAAGCTCCCTTGTCTGCCGGACAGGAGGGGCAAAAGAATCTTGAATCAGCGAATAAATTGCACCTTGCTTCCTTGAAACCTGATTTAGGTAGACTGGTTCCATCGATTGAGCCCCTATATCATAAGCTCTCGTTTGTCCTTTTGCTGGGAATAGCTCTGCTCTTGATTTTGCTGTCTTTGCTGTTCTTTTTGCGACAGAGAAGGCTGGCAAAGGATCCGAGTATTTTGCGGCGTAGAGAGGTACAAGGACGCCTGGCTACGCATTATGAGGGCATGAAAAAGGCTCTGGCGAGCCAGAGTCAAAAGGATTTTCTCCAGCATTGCCGGGCAGCTATTCAGCAAGGGACCGGTCAAGCATGGGGGCTGTCCCCTGAGGCGGTGACGCTTGCTGATCTGGAGCAACGCTTACCGGTTGAGGATTCCCTACGGGCTATTTTTGTCCGTTTGGAGCAGAGTGAGTATGCGGGTGAGCAATTGCCTCAGGCTGATTTAGAGAAGATGTTGCAAACGACCAGAAAGGAATTGGGTAAGCTGGTATGA
- a CDS encoding nuclease-related domain-containing protein yields MDFSPIITAFLQTFCWLIPIMLFLGFLRSPWFKGFFGEALVKLAAWLCLPAKTYHPLHNITLLTLDGTTQIDHIFVSRFGIFVVETKNMKGWIFGGEKQKQWTQKIFRKTCTFQNPLHQNYKHVT; encoded by the coding sequence ATGGATTTCTCACCAATCATCACTGCATTTCTGCAAACATTTTGTTGGCTCATCCCTATAATGCTCTTCCTGGGCTTCCTGCGCTCTCCTTGGTTCAAAGGTTTTTTCGGGGAAGCCTTGGTCAAGCTTGCGGCTTGGTTATGCCTCCCGGCCAAGACCTACCATCCCCTTCATAATATCACCCTGCTCACCTTGGACGGGACAACCCAGATTGACCATATCTTTGTTTCTCGTTTCGGTATATTCGTTGTTGAAACAAAGAACATGAAGGGTTGGATCTTCGGAGGAGAGAAGCAAAAGCAATGGACACAGAAAATCTTCAGGAAAACCTGTACATTTCAGAATCCTTTGCACCAGAACTATAAGCATGTTACCTAA
- a CDS encoding thioredoxin family protein: protein MKKRFIPLLFLTLTSAFLLSTTAEAVTTNQWYTKASSFKKIEKAAKKKNKPYILFFYTDWCGYCKKMNKNYLSKEKIRHILSKYYRIKINPEEGEAEGHLAEKKGVRGFPDFRVVHPNGISIKVHPFKRSGSLTLKEFIQELEAALKGES, encoded by the coding sequence ATGAAAAAACGTTTCATCCCCCTGTTGTTCCTTACGCTTACCAGCGCATTTCTTCTCAGCACAACAGCTGAGGCAGTGACAACCAACCAGTGGTACACCAAAGCCTCCAGTTTTAAAAAAATAGAAAAAGCGGCAAAGAAAAAAAACAAGCCATATATTCTTTTCTTTTATACAGACTGGTGCGGTTACTGTAAGAAAATGAATAAAAATTACCTGAGCAAAGAAAAAATTCGGCACATCCTCTCCAAGTATTATAGGATTAAAATAAACCCGGAGGAAGGAGAGGCGGAAGGACACTTGGCAGAGAAAAAAGGTGTTCGGGGCTTTCCTGATTTCAGGGTTGTTCACCCTAACGGTATATCCATTAAAGTTCACCCCTTTAAGAGAAGTGGCTCACTCACGTTAAAAGAATTTATTCAGGAGCTAGAAGCTGCCCTGAAGGGGGAAAGCTAA
- a CDS encoding ISKra4 family transposase: MYSPCHLTESNIEHYLPSFEALDKLASHISGIEFSTSSFGDVEAVIQQKGQEIIRQLAQGYLSQRSAEEEKKEFVLGEDGIRRNRRRTDCTRKIESRFGEVELSRIGYYGQFVGSVFPLDAELNLPPDKYSHGLRSEIAHLTAVASFDETLEFLERQGGGILPKRQLQEVSADIVRDFKEFYEQPLDLSSVKGSILVITADGKGVSMHNQDLRPAAKKQAEKDQDKKKARLQPGEKKGRKRMATVVSVYDTSPYQRTPEQLLNIDGEVAPERPEIKNKRVWAEITEDMGNALDQGFREALRRDPEQEMEWVVLIDGQTDLVRQVEVQAEKHDVKVTVIQDFIHVVEYLWKAVHALYPEKENAEKREKWVQGRTLEILKGNAQSVASGLRRAATRRGLDENKRIPADTAANYIKKNQKRLRYEEALLKGLPIATGVIEGACRHLVKDRMDLTGARWRLKSADAVLKLRALKTSGDLKKYLNFHFWKERCRNYIWMPNGDAVPAMI; encoded by the coding sequence ATGTACAGCCCCTGTCACCTTACGGAAAGCAATATTGAGCATTATCTTCCGTCTTTTGAAGCACTTGATAAACTGGCGTCCCATATATCCGGTATAGAATTCTCCACATCCTCTTTCGGAGACGTGGAAGCAGTTATTCAACAGAAAGGACAGGAAATTATACGGCAGCTGGCGCAGGGATATCTGTCTCAGCGTTCCGCAGAAGAAGAGAAAAAAGAATTTGTTCTCGGAGAAGACGGTATTCGTCGCAATCGTCGCAGAACAGATTGTACTCGAAAAATTGAATCACGTTTCGGAGAGGTCGAGCTGTCACGAATCGGTTATTACGGGCAGTTTGTCGGCAGCGTTTTTCCTCTGGATGCCGAGTTGAATTTGCCGCCCGACAAGTATTCACACGGCCTACGAAGTGAAATAGCGCATTTGACGGCAGTCGCTTCTTTTGACGAAACATTGGAGTTTCTGGAACGTCAGGGAGGCGGAATACTGCCTAAACGTCAACTTCAGGAAGTATCCGCAGATATTGTTCGTGATTTCAAGGAATTTTACGAGCAACCCCTTGACTTGTCGTCCGTAAAAGGCAGTATTTTAGTCATTACGGCGGACGGTAAGGGCGTATCAATGCATAATCAGGATCTGCGTCCCGCCGCCAAAAAACAAGCGGAAAAGGATCAGGATAAGAAAAAAGCCCGACTTCAGCCCGGAGAGAAAAAGGGGCGTAAGCGGATGGCGACCGTTGTCTCAGTGTATGACACATCCCCTTATCAGCGCACTCCTGAACAGCTTCTCAATATTGACGGGGAAGTCGCACCGGAGCGTCCAGAAATTAAAAACAAGCGGGTCTGGGCGGAGATTACGGAAGATATGGGAAACGCCCTTGACCAGGGATTCCGGGAGGCGCTTCGACGAGACCCTGAACAAGAAATGGAATGGGTTGTTCTTATCGACGGGCAGACCGATCTGGTCAGGCAGGTCGAGGTGCAGGCGGAGAAGCATGATGTAAAAGTAACCGTTATTCAGGATTTTATTCATGTTGTCGAGTACCTGTGGAAGGCGGTTCATGCTCTTTATCCAGAGAAAGAGAACGCTGAAAAACGAGAAAAGTGGGTTCAGGGCCGTACGCTTGAGATTTTGAAAGGAAACGCGCAAAGCGTGGCGAGCGGATTGCGTCGTGCGGCTACACGTAGAGGATTAGATGAAAATAAACGTATCCCTGCGGATACTGCTGCGAATTATATCAAGAAAAATCAGAAACGACTGAGATATGAAGAAGCTCTTTTGAAAGGACTGCCTATCGCCACCGGTGTAATAGAGGGAGCTTGTCGTCACTTGGTCAAGGATCGTATGGATCTCACCGGTGCTCGTTGGCGACTGAAATCAGCGGATGCTGTGCTGAAGCTAAGGGCGCTGAAAACCAGCGGAGATCTGAAAAAATACCTGAACTTTCATTTTTGGAAGGAGCGGTGCAGGAACTATATCTGGATGCCGAACGGTGATGCAGTTCCGGCAATGATATAA
- a CDS encoding transposase, which translates to MLFALEAQGALNIYFADESGFSLTPYIPYGWQKTGETNGIPSERSTRINVFGLMSRNNELEAYCSSGNGSIPKK; encoded by the coding sequence ATGCTGTTTGCCCTGGAAGCGCAAGGGGCTCTGAATATTTATTTTGCCGACGAAAGTGGCTTCAGCCTTACGCCGTACATTCCGTATGGCTGGCAGAAAACCGGAGAAACGAATGGAATTCCGTCGGAACGAAGCACTCGTATTAATGTTTTTGGTCTGATGTCACGGAATAATGAGCTGGAGGCTTACTGTTCGTCGGGAAACGGGAGCATTCCCAAAAAGTAG
- a CDS encoding topoisomerase DNA-binding C4 zinc finger domain-containing protein, with protein sequence MISLKEASAYLETALFGVFYYQLITIFRIFGFLQHQMVSHLSQKDQLQDLGVKALETLLDVPPNVIHSVVVFVGDSIFKSPMPAHVTRGSGYITYIKSFREPVLSEAEVQKVIAEIQSRRLTPSRETHSQHVHQLKKRSDPTAERICPKCGQPMVLRTAKRGANTGKQFWGCSAYPKCRIMQNMS encoded by the coding sequence TTGATCAGCCTTAAAGAGGCATCTGCTTATCTGGAAACAGCACTTTTCGGTGTTTTTTACTATCAACTGATAACTATTTTCAGAATTTTTGGTTTTCTACAACACCAAATGGTTAGTCATTTGAGCCAAAAAGATCAATTGCAGGATTTAGGTGTTAAAGCGCTGGAGACCTTACTGGATGTCCCTCCGAACGTGATACATTCAGTCGTTGTCTTTGTGGGCGACAGTATCTTTAAATCGCCTATGCCTGCTCATGTCACTCGTGGCAGTGGCTATATCACCTATATCAAATCGTTCCGTGAACCCGTGCTCTCGGAAGCTGAGGTACAGAAGGTGATAGCAGAGATTCAATCCCGTCGGCTTACTCCGAGCAGGGAGACGCATAGTCAGCATGTTCATCAGCTCAAAAAACGCTCCGATCCAACAGCAGAAAGAATATGCCCGAAATGCGGCCAGCCTATGGTCCTGCGTACAGCAAAGCGAGGGGCAAACACCGGTAAACAATTCTGGGGTTGCTCCGCATATCCCAAATGCCGAATAATGCAAAATATGAGCTGA
- a CDS encoding VWA domain-containing protein, translated as MSLIPTFAEPFWLLIGCVCCVAVLFFLLLNTRRRKKDLEKFVAPKLLRGLTGNVSRSRRRMKNIVFVLGLAFLFLALARPQYGERWIEVRRKGIDILIGVDVSKSMLVQDIKPSRLERSKLAIRDFVAKLEGDRVGLLPFAGSAFLMCPLTTDYDAFTASLDTLDVNSIPKGGTDIGAAIRQGAEILSNETNHKILVLVTDGEDLSEDALKAAEEAKGHNMTVYALGVGTPEGELVPASEGQIGRFVKDEQGNFITSRLDEQTLTSLAETTSGLYVPLGNMGQGFDVIYERKLSLIPQEEHGQRRRKIPIERFPWPVAMSVLFLGVEFLLSGRKSDLALRLPFVKTAGRRKKRSTTGVRLGVAITTFATLATLGGVLLPQAQASEGEELFHAGDYAGAAAYYQKKLENEKSDPALYFNLGGALYRQEKYEQAAGAFTQALLTDDLSLQARSYYNRGNSQFFLGASAAGKDKEQALTLWNEAKKSFESALKLEPEDKAAAHNLEMVKKKMDQLKEQMNQSGQQSDKPQEGKEGEQKKDEKQQGSEQQKNQGEQGEQGEQSGSPDEKNDAGQQDQEAAEQQEKKEKQQHDTEQNAASEAEQNKETPTAEDIQKAAAAQEKQGAQPDKDKQMSAEDMERRMMGKMTEEEAKNLLDSLKEEQGELNFLPQGGSNDSVDKDW; from the coding sequence ATGTCCCTGATACCTACTTTTGCTGAACCTTTTTGGCTGTTGATTGGTTGTGTTTGCTGTGTAGCGGTCTTATTCTTTCTTTTGCTCAATACACGGCGGAGAAAAAAAGACCTGGAGAAATTTGTTGCGCCAAAGCTTCTGAGAGGATTGACAGGGAATGTGTCCCGCTCTCGTCGGCGCATGAAAAATATTGTTTTTGTTCTCGGGTTAGCCTTTCTTTTTCTTGCCTTAGCCAGGCCCCAATATGGAGAACGCTGGATTGAGGTCCGGCGTAAGGGGATTGATATCCTTATTGGTGTGGATGTGTCCAAGTCCATGCTTGTGCAGGATATCAAGCCGAGCCGTTTGGAAAGGTCCAAATTGGCTATCCGTGATTTTGTTGCTAAATTAGAGGGAGATCGGGTGGGCCTGCTACCTTTTGCCGGAAGCGCCTTTCTCATGTGTCCGCTCACAACGGATTACGATGCCTTTACGGCTTCCCTGGATACCCTGGATGTGAACAGTATCCCGAAAGGAGGGACTGATATCGGGGCTGCAATCAGGCAAGGGGCAGAGATCTTATCCAATGAAACCAATCATAAAATTCTGGTTTTGGTCACTGATGGTGAGGATCTCAGTGAGGACGCGCTGAAAGCTGCTGAAGAGGCCAAAGGGCATAATATGACAGTCTATGCCCTTGGTGTGGGGACACCGGAGGGCGAACTTGTTCCTGCCTCAGAAGGGCAGATCGGGCGTTTTGTGAAAGATGAGCAGGGAAATTTTATTACCTCCAGATTGGATGAGCAAACGTTGACCAGCCTTGCGGAGACCACGAGTGGACTTTATGTGCCTCTGGGCAATATGGGGCAGGGGTTTGATGTTATTTATGAGCGAAAACTCTCCTTAATTCCTCAGGAAGAGCATGGGCAACGGAGGCGTAAAATTCCTATAGAGCGTTTTCCTTGGCCCGTGGCCATGTCGGTGCTTTTTTTAGGAGTGGAGTTCCTTTTATCTGGGCGAAAAAGTGATTTGGCCTTGCGCTTACCCTTTGTGAAGACAGCAGGCAGGCGAAAGAAGCGGAGCACAACAGGCGTACGTCTTGGGGTGGCAATAACGACATTTGCTACGCTTGCCACATTGGGCGGTGTATTACTGCCTCAAGCACAGGCTTCAGAAGGGGAAGAGCTTTTTCATGCCGGTGATTATGCCGGAGCAGCGGCCTATTATCAAAAAAAACTGGAAAATGAGAAGAGCGACCCTGCCTTATATTTTAATCTAGGGGGGGCCCTCTATCGTCAGGAGAAGTATGAGCAGGCGGCAGGTGCTTTTACGCAGGCCTTGTTGACAGATGACCTCTCACTTCAGGCCCGGAGTTATTATAATCGTGGGAATAGCCAGTTTTTTCTCGGTGCATCAGCCGCAGGAAAGGATAAGGAACAGGCTTTGACTTTGTGGAATGAGGCCAAGAAATCTTTTGAGTCGGCCCTGAAGTTGGAGCCGGAGGACAAGGCGGCTGCCCATAACCTGGAGATGGTGAAGAAGAAGATGGATCAGCTCAAGGAGCAGATGAACCAATCCGGGCAGCAATCTGATAAACCGCAGGAAGGAAAAGAGGGCGAGCAGAAAAAGGACGAGAAGCAGCAGGGCTCAGAGCAACAAAAGAATCAGGGCGAACAGGGAGAGCAAGGAGAGCAGAGCGGTTCTCCAGATGAAAAGAACGACGCTGGGCAGCAGGATCAGGAAGCGGCAGAGCAGCAAGAAAAGAAGGAAAAACAGCAGCATGATACTGAGCAGAACGCTGCCTCAGAGGCCGAGCAGAACAAGGAGACGCCTACCGCAGAAGATATTCAGAAAGCCGCAGCTGCCCAGGAGAAGCAGGGGGCGCAGCCGGATAAGGACAAACAGATGAGTGCCGAGGATATGGAGCGTCGCATGATGGGGAAGATGACCGAAGAGGAGGCAAAAAATCTGTTGGATAGCCTAAAGGAAGAGCAGGGTGAATTGAATTTCCTTCCTCAGGGAGGGAGCAATGACTCTGTGGATAAAGATTGGTGA
- a CDS encoding transposase, whose amino-acid sequence MEPGFCSGATAVFSVGALLDLLDQYGHSYLIKVKLKGLVTLLSKQSWEPVPGQAGWEQCIFFHKCTTWSSTRLFVAVRREKPADPAKPATLFEMKEFDYFCYVVSEIADPWQVHKRYGQRATCETWIEEAKNQTALVHIKTEDFWANSVLFQTAILAYNTIRWMALLSGNAVLRRWEPGTIRTFLVRVAGKYTTGGRQQKLFVPERMLYSTQWDDWVAVGLY is encoded by the coding sequence ATGGAACCCGGATTTTGTTCAGGGGCGACAGCGGTTTTTTCTGTTGGTGCCCTGCTTGATCTTTTGGATCAGTATGGTCATAGTTACCTGATCAAGGTTAAGCTCAAGGGGCTGGTCACCCTTCTGTCCAAACAATCCTGGGAGCCGGTCCCCGGGCAGGCCGGTTGGGAACAATGTATCTTTTTTCATAAATGTACGACCTGGTCTTCGACCCGACTCTTTGTTGCGGTCCGCAGAGAGAAACCGGCTGACCCGGCAAAACCAGCGACCCTGTTTGAGATGAAGGAGTTCGATTACTTCTGTTATGTGGTCAGTGAGATTGCTGATCCATGGCAGGTCCACAAACGATACGGCCAACGAGCAACTTGTGAAACCTGGATTGAGGAAGCAAAAAACCAGACTGCGTTGGTACATATCAAGACAGAAGATTTCTGGGCAAATAGTGTGTTGTTTCAAACTGCTATTCTGGCATACAACACGATACGATGGATGGCTTTATTGAGCGGTAATGCTGTATTACGTCGCTGGGAGCCAGGTACAATTCGTACATTTCTCGTTCGGGTGGCTGGGAAGTATACTACTGGTGGACGGCAGCAAAAGCTATTTGTTCCCGAACGAATGCTGTATTCCACTCAGTGGGATGACTGGGTGGCGGTGGGGCTGTACTGA
- a CDS encoding tetratricopeptide repeat protein, giving the protein MKPTVFISDFIFDVVQVAKRTSFLLFVPLCCLLLSVGARADDQNKQAAVALFEQANTLSTQGKFQQAIEQYSGLIDEYGVSASLLYNLANTYAAAGQIGPAILNYERALHLSPGDADIQGNLAQVRKDAGLYQEEQSIFRHFVELLGADQWLMIAGCAFLCLGVSVLLATLVAEKKKRGLLQWGATCTLLVVILTLPPAFFRYQDWNVGVVLTEDAHLVISPFADATPAGDIKAGRLIQVEREHGDYVLVKTDNGKSGWLAKDCFALVADIPRK; this is encoded by the coding sequence ATGAAACCAACTGTTTTTATCTCTGATTTTATTTTTGATGTAGTGCAGGTCGCGAAGCGGACGAGCTTCCTACTCTTCGTTCCTTTGTGTTGTCTGTTGCTCTCCGTCGGAGCAAGAGCTGATGATCAGAATAAGCAGGCTGCCGTAGCCCTGTTCGAGCAGGCGAATACTCTCTCTACCCAAGGGAAATTTCAGCAGGCGATTGAGCAGTATTCGGGCCTGATTGATGAATATGGAGTCTCGGCTTCCTTGCTGTATAATCTGGCCAATACCTATGCCGCAGCGGGGCAGATAGGCCCCGCAATATTGAACTATGAACGGGCACTGCATTTGTCCCCGGGTGATGCAGATATCCAAGGAAATTTGGCCCAGGTGCGGAAGGACGCTGGTCTATATCAAGAAGAGCAATCGATCTTCAGGCATTTTGTGGAGTTACTTGGGGCCGATCAATGGTTGATGATCGCAGGTTGTGCCTTTCTCTGCTTAGGAGTAAGTGTTTTATTGGCAACCTTGGTTGCGGAGAAGAAAAAAAGGGGCCTCCTGCAATGGGGGGCAACATGCACGTTGCTCGTTGTTATTCTCACGCTTCCTCCTGCCTTCTTTCGTTATCAGGACTGGAATGTCGGGGTTGTGTTGACAGAGGATGCACACCTAGTTATTTCTCCTTTTGCTGATGCTACGCCAGCTGGTGATATCAAGGCAGGAAGACTGATTCAAGTGGAGAGAGAGCACGGAGACTATGTGTTGGTAAAAACGGATAACGGGAAGTCTGGTTGGTTGGCTAAGGACTGTTTTGCCTTGGTTGCCGATATACCGAGGAAGTAA
- a CDS encoding YkgJ family cysteine cluster protein, with translation MPQKNLHYHNDFPYFFNSDACTDCGGKCCRGSQGYIWLNMEELENMAKARGISPDAFARQYVRSINGKLSLKERLLNGEHLCCFFDPIDHCCTEYKNRPEQCRTFPFWDEFKIDTNKIPLDCTGISLLRE, from the coding sequence ATGCCTCAAAAAAATCTTCATTACCATAACGACTTTCCCTATTTTTTCAATAGCGATGCCTGTACTGACTGCGGAGGAAAATGTTGCCGAGGCAGCCAAGGGTATATCTGGCTCAACATGGAAGAACTGGAAAATATGGCAAAGGCAAGGGGAATATCACCGGACGCCTTTGCCCGGCAATATGTCAGATCAATTAATGGCAAATTATCCCTTAAAGAACGCCTACTCAATGGAGAACACCTCTGCTGCTTCTTTGACCCTATTGATCATTGCTGCACAGAATACAAAAACAGGCCGGAGCAATGCAGAACATTTCCTTTTTGGGATGAGTTTAAGATAGATACAAACAAGATCCCCCTTGACTGTACTGGAATTTCTTTGCTGCGTGAATAG
- a CDS encoding transposase — MKSKQNKRSARVSPKKIQINKGAKGVTAQAGLIPAVKFLQKHNVGQLIQETLEHQRGATATYDAVDIIFLPLIAIIGGARSISNIATVWADSVLCRIAGWRLIPDETTFGRLFRTFSYRHINNLEVLNHRLRARMWRKGLRSGKSKVGAAHCLVVDVDSTEKTVYGSQQGAAKGFNPHKRGAKSYHPLLAFCAESKEILQGWLRCGNAYTSNGIVEFTKQLLAHLPNGTRILFRGDSGFFCWCPA; from the coding sequence ATGAAGTCTAAACAGAATAAACGATCTGCCCGAGTCTCGCCCAAAAAAATACAAATTAATAAAGGAGCAAAAGGGGTTACAGCACAGGCAGGCTTGATTCCTGCCGTAAAGTTCCTGCAAAAACATAATGTTGGCCAGCTTATCCAGGAAACTTTAGAACATCAACGCGGAGCCACCGCCACTTATGATGCAGTTGATATAATATTTCTCCCTTTGATAGCTATTATCGGCGGAGCTCGTTCTATCAGCAATATTGCAACAGTCTGGGCAGATAGCGTACTTTGCCGGATAGCAGGATGGCGGTTAATCCCGGACGAAACAACCTTTGGCCGCCTTTTTCGAACATTCAGCTATCGTCATATCAATAACCTGGAAGTTCTTAATCATCGGTTGCGTGCTCGCATGTGGCGTAAGGGATTGCGATCCGGGAAAAGTAAAGTCGGTGCAGCCCACTGTCTGGTTGTTGATGTGGATTCCACAGAAAAGACGGTATACGGTTCTCAGCAAGGAGCGGCCAAAGGGTTTAATCCACATAAACGCGGTGCAAAATCGTATCATCCTCTGCTTGCATTTTGCGCTGAAAGCAAAGAGATATTGCAAGGGTGGCTTCGATGCGGCAATGCCTATACAAGTAATGGTATTGTCGAGTTTACCAAGCAACTTCTGGCACACCTTCCCAATGGAACCCGGATTTTGTTCAGGGGCGACAGCGGTTTTTTCTGTTGGTGCCCTGCTTGA
- a CDS encoding transposase, with the protein MPTFWECSPGNFTSKLIMTCIDNFLLTATKGRSVIVMDNASIHSSAAFKEKIEEWNEQDLYIFFLPRYSPHLNLIEILWRKIKYEWLRLDDYKNMNTLERALDDILTRFGRDYFINFRDPEVSII; encoded by the coding sequence ATTCCTACTTTTTGGGAATGCTCCCCGGGAAACTTTACGTCGAAGCTTATCATGACCTGTATCGATAACTTTTTACTCACTGCGACAAAAGGAAGATCTGTTATCGTTATGGATAATGCTTCTATCCACAGCAGTGCCGCATTCAAAGAAAAAATAGAAGAATGGAACGAGCAGGATTTGTACATATTTTTCCTTCCTCGATACAGCCCTCATCTGAATCTCATTGAGATTCTGTGGAGAAAGATAAAATATGAGTGGCTGAGGCTAGATGACTATAAAAACATGAATACTCTTGAAAGAGCTCTGGATGATATATTGACCAGATTCGGACGAGATTATTTCATTAATTTTAGAGACCCTGAAGTGTCGATTATTTAA